From a single Arachis hypogaea cultivar Tifrunner chromosome 3, arahy.Tifrunner.gnm2.J5K5, whole genome shotgun sequence genomic region:
- the LOC112790259 gene encoding aldehyde dehydrogenase family 2 member C4 isoform X2, translating into MPPSERAKILMKWAELIDENVEELAALDTIDAGKLYHMCKAVDIPTASNTLRYYAGAADKIHGEVLKMSGQFHAYTLMEPIGVVGHIIPWNFPTTMFFLKVSPSLAAGCTMVLKPAEQTPLSALFYAHLAKLAGVPDGVLNVVPGFGPTAGAAISSHMDIDKVSFTGSTEVGREIMQAAAKSNLKQVSLELGGKSPLIIFDDADIDKAADLALLGILFNKGEVCVASSRVFVQEGIYNEFEKKLVEKAKAWVVGDPFDPKSQQGPQVDKNQFEKVLSYIEHGKRQGATLLTGGKTLGNKGYYIQPTIFSDVKEDMLIAQDEIFGPVMALKKFKTIEEAIKSANNTRYGLAAGIVTKNIDTANTMSRSIRAGTIWINCYFAFGDDVPFGGYKMSGFGKDSGLDALHKYLQVKSVVTPIYDSPWL; encoded by the exons GAGAGAGCAAAGATTTTGATGAAATGGGCAGAACTAATTGACGAAAACGTGGAAGAACTCGCGGCACTAGATACCATTGATGCTGGAAAATTGTATCATATGTGCAAGGCTGTGGACATTCCTACAGCATCAAACACTCTACGCTACTATGCTGGTGCTGCTGACAAAATCCATGGAGAGGTGTTAAAGATGTCTGGGCAGTTCCATGCATACACATTGATGGAACCAATTGGTGTTGTTGGACACATCATTCCATGGAATTTCCCAACCACCATGTTCTTCCTTAAAGTTAGCCCTTCCTTGGCTGCAGGCTGCACCATGGTCCTCAAGCCTGCAGAGCAGACACCACTCTCTGCTCTGTTTTATGCTCATCTAGCCAAACTG GCTGGAGTTCCGGATGGAGTGCTTAATGTAGTTCCCGGATTCGGCCCAACTGCTGGTGCTGCAATAAGCTCACACATGGACATTGATAAA GTTAGCTTCACAGGTTCAACAGAAGTAGGGCGTGAAATAATGCAAGCTGCAGCAAAGAGCAACTTGAAACAAGTGTCACTTGAATTAGGAGGAAAATCACCTCTCATTATCTTTGATGATGCTGATATTGACAAAGCTGCTGACCTTGCTCTCTTGGGCATCCTATTTAACAAG GGAGAAGTCTGTGTTGCAAGTTCGCGTGTGTTTGTTCAGGAAGGTATCTACAATGAATTTGAAAAGAAGCTAGTAGAGAAGGCAAAAGCATGGGTTGTTGGGGATCCTTTTGACCCTAAATCTCAGCAAGGACCTCAg GTTGACAAGAACCAATTTGAAAAAGTCCTTTCCTACATTGAACATGGAAAGAGACAAGGTGCTACCCTGTTGACTGGGGGTAAAACACTGGGCAACAAGGGCTATTACATTCAACCAACAATTTTTTCTGATGTGAAG GAGGATATGCTTATAGCACAAGATGAAATATTTGGCCCTGTGATGGCACTCAAGAAGTTCAA GACGATTGAGGAAGCAATTAAGAGTGCAAACAACACAAGATATGGGTTAGCAGCGGGGATAGTGACAAAGAACATAGACACAGCAAACACAATGTCACGGTCCATTCGTGCAGGGACTATTTGGATCAATTGCTACTTTGCGTTTGGGGATGATGTTCCTTTTGGAGGGTATAAGATGAGTGGATTTGGAAAAGATTCCGGATTGGATGCACTTCACAAATACCTACAAGTTAAATCTGTTGTCACACCTATTTACGATTCTCCTTGGCTTTGA
- the LOC112790258 gene encoding aldehyde dehydrogenase family 2 member C4, which produces MVDNGVSDSLFKMPTIKFTKLFINGQFVDSISGKTFETIDPRTGEVIVKISEGTKEDIDAAVAVAREAFDTGPWPRMTGIERAKIMVKWAELIEENGEELAALDTIEAGLLYQFTKFEIPAAADMLRYYAGAADKIHGKVLKSSGQFHAYTLMEPIGVVGHIIPWNVPLMMFFTKVAPSIAAGCTMVLKPAEQTPLSALFVAHLAKLAGVPDGVLNVVPGFGPTAGAAVSSHMEIDKVSFTGSVETGREVMHAAASSNLKAVSLELGGKSPLIIFYDADLDKAADLAFFGMFFNKGEICAAGSRVYVQEGIYDELEKKLVEKAKACVVGDPFDPKTNQGPQADKNQFDKILSYIEHGKKEGATLLTGGKSIGTKGYFIEPTIFSHVKEEMRITQDEIFGPVMTLMKFKTIEEAIKRGNNTRYGLAAGIVTKNIDTANTMSRSIRAGIVWINCYSILESDIPFGGYKMSGFGGKDLGLNALHKYLQLKSVVTPIYNSPWH; this is translated from the exons ATGGTTGATAATGGTGTCTCTGATTCCTTATTCAAGATGCCCACTATCAAGTTTACTAAGCTCTTCATCAATGGACAGTTTGTTGATTCCATATCAG GGAAGACATTTGAGACAATAGATCCGAGAACAGGAGAGGTAATAGTGAAGATCAGTGAGGGAACCAAAGAAGACATTGATGCTGCTGTTGCAGTGGCGCGTGAGGCATTTGACACAGGTCCATGGCCCCGCATGACCGGAATT GAAAGAGCAAAAATTATGGTGAAATGGGCAGAGCTTATTGAAGAAAATGGAGAAGAATTAGCGGCATTGGACACCATTGAAGCTGGGTTGCTATACCAATTCACCAAGTTTGAGATTCCCGCAGCAGCGGATATGTTGCGGTACTATGCTGGTGCTGCTGACAAGATTCATGGGAAGGTATTGAAGAGCTCTGGACAGTTCCATGCATACACATTAATGGAACCAATTGGTGTTGTTGGACACATCATCCCTTGGAATGTTCCTCTTATGATGTTCTTCACCAAGGTTGCACCTTCCATTGCTGCTGGCTGCACCATGGTCCTCAAACCCGCTGAACAGACCCCTCTCTCTGCTTTATTTGTTGCTCATCTAGCTAAGCTG GCTGGAGTTCCTGATGGAGTGCTTAATGTAGTACCCGGATTCGGTCCGACTGCTGGTGCTGCAGTAAGCTCACACATGGAGATTGATAAGGTTAGCTTTACCGGTTCAGTTGAAACAGGGCGTGAAGTGATGCATGCGGCAGCTAGTAGCAATTTGAAGGCGGTTTCACTTGAATTAGGTGGCAAGTCTCCcctcattattttttatgatgcAGATCTTGACAAAGCCGCTGACCTTGCATTCTTCGGCATGTTCTTCAACAAG ggaGAAATATGTGCTGCTGGTTCTCGTGTGTACGTTCAGGAAGGGATCTATGATGAGCTTGAGAAGAAGTTGGTGGAGAAGGCAAAAGCTTGCGTTGTTGGAGATCCTTTTGATCCTAAAACCAACCAAGGACctcag GCTGACAAGAACCAATTTGATAAAATTCTTTCCTACATTGAGCATGGAAAGAAAGAAGGAGCTACTCTTTTGACCGGGGGTAAATCCATCGGCACCAAGGGCTACTTCATTGAACCTACAATTTTCTCTCATGTAAAG GAGGAGATGCGTATAACTCAGGATGAAATATTTGGCCCCGTGATGACGTTAATGAAGTTTAA GACAATTGAGGAAGCCATTAAGAGGGGAAACAATACAAGATACGGGTTAGCAGCGGGGATAGTGACAAAGAACATAGACACAGCAAACACAATGTCAAGGTCCATTCGCGCAGGCATTGTTTGGATCAATTGCTATTCCATTCTTGAGAGTGACATTCCTTTTGGAGGGTACAAGATGAGTGGATTTGGTGGAAAAGATCTCGGTTTGAATGCACTTCACAAGTACTTGCAACTTAAATCTGTTGTaactcccatttacaattctCCCTGGCATTGA
- the LOC112790260 gene encoding probable sulfate transporter 3.5 gives MRMMDYSNCYPEDPHAVNFAGQRGFLKVLKSGFKETLFPDDPFREIKKEEKPLFRAIKWLQYLVPIFQWLPTYTWRLFISDFFAGITATSIAVPQAISYAKLADLHPIIGLYTCFVPPIVYAIFGSSRHLSVGPIASASLLISQTISTVVRPEEDPILYLHLVLTTTFVAGLFQTCLGFLRLGILVDLLSHSTITGFMGGAAVMLTLQQLKGIFGLKHFAHKTGVTTVLKSIWTYRHEIRWETTVMGLFFLAYLQFTKHQRNRNRKLFWLSAMAPMTTVIVGAVFTYLVNGKRHGIQTVGHLSRGINPLTIKYLKFDSKYLAPVLRAGFITGILSMAEGIAIGRSFAVVENTPHDGNKEMIAFGLMNMCGSVTSCYLTTGPFSKTAVNYIAGCKTAMSNLVQAFLVALTLEFLAPLFGYTPLVVLSAIIISAVLGFLNYAEVVHLYKVDKFDFIICMAGFFGVIFVALDIGLMISVGLSILRALLYVARPDSCKLGKLPDLGCYRDTDQYTVSTLPGILIVQLGSPMYFANSNYVKERIMRYIRCEEDTTGITVEQIILDLSGVTSIDTTSLEGLWETNKTIENNGMQLSFVNPRIEVLEKMVAAKFVSRVGKESFFLTVEDAVKASQIALRKSRASNSEDGVRGTTIHQSAVDSC, from the exons ATGAGGATGATGGATTATAGCAATTGCTACCCGGAAGATCCACATGCAGTGAACTTTGCTGGTCAGAGAGGATTTCTGAAAGTATTGAAGTCAGGATTCAAAGAAACATTGTTCCCTGACGATCCCTTCAGGGAAATTAAGAAAGAGGAGAAGCCATTGTTTAGAGCTATAAAATGGCTTCAGTACTTGGTTCCAATCTTCCAGTGGCTTCCGACATACACTTGGCGCTTGTTCATCTCCGACTTCTTCGCTGGCATCACCGCCACCAGTATCGCCGTTCCCCAAGCCATCAGCTATGCCAAACTTGCTGATCTTCATCCCATTATTGGCCTAT ATACATGTTTTGTGCCACCTATTGTGTATGCTATATTTGGGAGCTCAAGGCATTTATCAGTGGGGCCAATTGCATCAGCATCATTGCTTATATCTCAAACTATTTCAACCGTGGTAAGGCCAGAAGAAGACCCCATATTGTATCTTCACTTGGTTTTGACAACTACGTTTGTTGCTGGCCTCTTCCAAACTTGTTTGGGTTTCCTCAG GTTGGGTATATTAGTAGATTTATTATCGCATTCAACCATCACAGGTTTCATGGGAGGGGCAGCAGTAATGCTTACCCTCCAACAGCTGAAGGGCATTTTCGGCTTGAAACATTTCGCACATAAAACTGGCGTCACAACTGTGCTCAAGTCCATATGGACCTATAGACATGAG ATACGGTGGGAAACCACAGTTATGGGTTTGTTCTTCCTTGCTTACCTGCAGTTTACCAAACACCAG AGAAATAGAAACCGGAAACTCTTTTGGCTATCAGCTATGGCTCCCATGACAACTGTAATAGTCGGTGCCGTCTTTACTTACCTCGTCAATGGAAAACGACATGGAATTCAAACTGTGGGTCACCTGAGTAGAGGAATAAATCCTCTTACCATCAAATACTTGAAATTTGACAGCAAATATTTAGCACCGGTGCTGAGAGCAGGTTTTATCACGGGTATTTTGTCCATGGCGGAGGGCATAGCAATAGGAAGAAGCTTTGCTGTGGTTGAAAATACGCCTCATGACGGGAACAAAGAGATGATAGCTTTTGGTCTTATGAACATGTGTGGTTCTGTTACTTCATGTTACTTGACTACCG GACCATTTTCGAAAACGGCAGTGAATTACATTGCAGGGTGTAAGACTGCGATGTCAAACTTAGTACAAGCATTCCTAGTAGCACTCACGCTTGAGTTTTTGGCTCCTCTTTTTGGTTATACACCTCTTGTTGTTCTATCAGCTATCATCATCTCTGCAGTGCTGGGCTTCCTTAATTATGCTGAAGTTGTTCATCTTTATAAAGTTGACAAGTTTGATTTCATAATTTGCATGGCTGGTTTCTTTGGAGTAATCTTCGTAGCCTTGGACATTGGTCTCATGATCTCT GTGGGTCTTAGCATTCTTAGAGCACTATTATATGTGGCAAGGCCCGATTCATGTAAGCTTGGAAAGTTACCTGACTTGGGTTGCTATCGAGATACTGATCAATATACAGTTTCAACACTCCCAGGGATTCTAATTGTTCAACTTGGTTCTCCCATGTATTTTGCGAATTCTAATTATGTCAAAGAAAG AATTATGAGGTACATTCGATGTGAAGAAGACACTACTGGAATTACTGTTGAGCAGATCATACTGGATTTGTCAG GAGTGACATCCATTGACACCACTTCTCTTGAAGGATTATGGGAAACAAATAAAACTATTGAAAATAATGGAATGCAG TTGTCATTTGTGAACCCAAGGATAGAGGTATTAGAGAAAATGGTAGCAGCCAAATTTGTTTCGAGGGTTGGGAAAGAATCATTTTTCCTTACCGTAGAGGATGCAGTGAAGGCAAGTCAAATAGCACTTCGCAAATCGAGGGCAAGTAATTCTGAAGATGGAGTTAGAGGAACAACAATTCATCAATCTGCAGTTGATTCTTGCTAG